The stretch of DNA TATATGATCCTTCAAAGTATGCAGCTACTTCTTGTTGGATTTTTGTGTTAGAGGAAAATTGAGAGAATGGTTTGCCGCTCTCATTTTTCTTTTTTAAGTACTCTGAATAGGCTTTTGAATCTAAATCTTTAAGGAATATTTCTACAGCTTCATCGGGCGACGTATTAGAAACTTTGCATTTTTTTATACACTCAATAAGTGAGTTGAATAATTCAGCCTGGTTTTTAGATAGCCTACTAGGTCCTCCTTTTCGTCCAAGATGTTTAATTACATGGTCCTTTATTAATATCCACATTTCTTCAAAATAACTACGATGGAGTGTGAACTCTAGCTTTCTATTTAATATTTCTTTTTCGGTACCTTTAAATAGCCACATCAAAAAAGAGAAGAATAACAAATTACTATATTGCCCTTTTGATGAATAGAAATAAAAGACAGGTAATACACCTAAACTTTGAGGGGAATTACCGATTAAGCTAGTTATGTGATATAGTGTCCGTTCAAGTTCATCTAAAGTTGCATCTGCAACAACTTCGTCATTACTTTCATTAGCTAGATGTTTTAAAGTCTCAGTGATATTATTGTCACCTGTTTGACCGTGCTTAATTATACAAAAGAGATACTGCAAGAACTGATATCTATCATAGCTGTTTTGTTTCTTCAACAATATTAATGGATAATCAGAAACTTTAATTTTTGATGGAATGTTATCCGAGGGAGCAAGTAGTAACTTGTAAAGGGTTTGGCTGAGTTTTGTACATTTTTCACCGTGATCGATCCAAAGAGAGGGTTTAGAACCATTACTTATAATCCCGGCCATAGCCCTTGCAACTGGAGATCTCCTATTTTCAATAAATAGCGCTTCTTCGGTTGATAAGGGAGTCCCCCCAGTATTAATATTTACAAAAGACTGTTCAGCATCCTGATATCCACCCGTGACCCATTGAATTGGAACTTTTAATGATGTATTTAAATGGTACATAAATCTGCCCATCTCTTCAATTTTTGGGTCGAGTTCTTCTTTGGGATTCTTTTTTTGATCGACTATTTTTTTGAATTTACTTATCGCTTTGCGACATTCTTCAAAATCTCCTATTGAATCTTTTACAGATTGTCTAAGCCTTGCTGAAGCACGTATTTCATCTTCTTCTAAATATCCATATTCTTTGGCCTCGTCTGAATCTCCCCAATCGTTCGTGATCCATCCTCTTATAGCAGATAATCGATGCGCGCCATCTAGAACAAAAATATGACCTGTTTCTGGATTGAGCCAAAAAATGACGCCTGGAATAACTTGATTATTTTTAAGAGTCTTTAATAAGTTTATGTATTTCTCGTCAGTCCAACTATTTGTTTGTCTTTGAAATTCAGGTTTTCTGAATCTGTCCCATATTGAGAAACCAGAAAAGTCGGGCTGAAAGTCCTTGAAATCTAAGTACTCTTTCTTATGATATTGAACCTCATCAGATACTTTATCAGATAAGTAATCGGTTGTAGTAAGAAGTGAGTCAGATGGGATAATATGATCCAAATTTGCATTCGGGATTAGTTTGATTTTCCCTGCCATAATTACCTCCTGAGAGCATATTTTAATATTTGTATTTTAGGAATAAAATAGTTTTATGTCTATGTGGTAGTATATTTACAAAATCATCCACACTAACCAAGGCGTCATAAAATTGTGGTTGTTAATATTTCTGCAACCTACACCAAGTGCATTACGACCGCCCTGACGCAGTCCAAAGTGTCTGTCTGATTCCGGCTTGACCCCGATCCAATCGGCCACCTGATGGATTACGGCGGGATAGTAGAGGGATACACCCCAGAGACAATTAAGATCGCCGGGAGTCGGTTTTTCCGGGAACGGTTCGAATTTAGGGCATACATAAAATAACCCGACAAGCAAAGAGTCTCGTGGGTTATTTGTCATATTTAGTTCTCGTTAATTTCGATTTCTTTAATAGGAATGTTTATCCTGTAACATTTCACTTCTTTTAACAGATGGGCTTTCCATCTTTCATGGTTTCTTTTTTCTTTCTGATATTGTTTTTCAGATTTATTTTTCTTTTTGGGTTCTGTTAAGGCTACTTTAATTTGAATATCTGTCATAAATAATAACTTCTCGCCGATTGCTTTAGATTCAATCTCCTTATAATTAAATTTATATTTCTTTGCGAATACACTATAGATCGCATCATTTGTCTTCGTAAATAAATTTTTCTTGTAGAAAAGGAAAGGTAGCAACAATTTACGAATTTTTGTTTTTGTGTGAATTCTTTTAATCTCTTCTATCCCATCTTCAAAAGCCAAAGAGATTAAAACATCTCTCCCTACACCAGTTGATCTATGTGTAAGCTGTATAAAGTTTATATTAATATCCGATCTCATGCTTAAGGTTCCTGTAAACCTATTGACGGCTAGGTATTCATTTACATTTGAAAATAAAAATGAGAATGCTGCATCAACACCTATTACGAATAATGTAATGATCCATACTGGTTTCATCAAAGTTATTGTATTTTCAGGGCCAATAATGTCCGAAATCTGAAAAATAAAGAGAATTGAAAACAGGAGTAAGAGATAAGCTAATTTAACGTTATTTTTTGTCCATATTAAATATTTGTGCATCCAAACTCTATAAAGATAATTTAACTTCTTTTTATACTTCACGCACTTAAATCTCCTTTATTATATATTGATTATAAATACAAAAGATTATGTATGTAATATCTTGTTGGTTTGGGATCTTTGCTTCCTCGCAAAAATAGCCTTCTTATCTAAATCGTTACGTTATACTTATATTTAGCCCCTTTCAATTGCAATTTTTTAGTTCTTTTGTCACAAGAGAATTTCTTTAATCATATTGATATTTGAAAATGATTGTAAAACTTGATTCTTATTAACTATGTCGGATGAATGTCCGATAAATTTATAGAAAGGAAAAAACTAGGGGGAATACTAATTTTGGAGAAATTATCTCAAATGGGATTATTAGAACAAATCACAAGGTTGCGTAATGAAATTCAGGATGGCGATAGTTCATATAGAAAGCTTTTAAGAGAGTGCGAGAAAATAGAAATAAAGCTAAACAAAGATAAACTGAATCAGAAGGGTCTTATCAAACTTAATTATAGACTCATTAAACTTAGAATAAGACATAAAAATTACTCAGACACTGAGTTCACAAATTTGGTCGTTGGTTCAACTTATATTTTTATGATTTACGGATTAGGATTGATTGTATTTCGATACATAGCCTTGTACTCAAAAGATCCCTTAACCAATGATTTTTTCAGTTTTTTATGCTTCACAATGGTGGGGGTTGCAGGTGCTCTTCTGAATCTCTTTACTAAAGGAATTGGAGGAGAAAGGGATTTTAGTTTTAGAATGTTAATAACAATATTATTTCCTGTCGTTTTTATGAATCTTTTCAAAATAAACGGGAATCAAATAGTTGGTATACTTGCCGTTAACATCATTATGTTTACATGTGGATTTAGCTCGGAATTTATACTTTCTTTTCTGAATAAAATAGTGGAGATTGCTAAGAAAGTCATTAATGTAGAAGGTGCTTCTAGTAAAAAGGAATTGGATGTTGAAATAGAAAATCGTCTTGCTAAGGTTGAGCTTTTAATAAATGATATAGAGAATAACCCAAATTATAAGCAAATTGGTAAGATACCTGATGCTAAAGATATACCAGCATAAATAAATCATTCCCCATAATGTCAAAACGTAGAGTCGTTACAGGATTAGACCTTAACGGCTCTTTTTACCATTGCATAAAGAACGAATGTTCGAATATAATACAAACAAATGTTCCTATTTTGGAGGCGGACAATGTGAAGATGAGCGTTGGTCAAATCGTCGAAATCGTATATCAAGATAAATCCGGAAAGATCACGCAGCATCGGATTGAAGTCAAGGGCATGAAGGACGGCCGTATTCGGGCGACATGCCTTACCACTGGCGCGCCGCGCGTCTTTCTGACCGCGAACATCCTGGCCTGGCAGCCAGCGGGTACGCGGCATGCTGTCTGATAATGCGCGGAAGCTGCTGCGGATCATGGTTGCCTACCGCCATCATTTTGGATACATGCCGCCGATGTGGCAGCTGCAGCGCAGGTCGAGTCGTCGGCCAGAGCAGATCCGGGCCGCGCTGCAGGAGCTGGTTGACGAGCGTTACATCAAGTGGCAGCCAGGCGCGCTGCCGGAGACAGTGGTCATCCTGGAGGCGTGGGAGCGGGAGGAAACCGGACCGAGCCGGCGGCGGCGGAGAAGATAGGAGAGACTGTCTATGAAGAAACTCGAAGGCGGATTATGGGAGAGCAAGTTCATTCTACCTGAACATCGCGCTCGGATGGAGCGGGATCTGCGGGAGAGCCAGTGTCGGGAGAAGCCCATCCTGGATGAGCAGCAACTGGAGGAGATCGACAAAGCGCTGTATTACTCTAAGCGCGACGGCGCTCCGGTTACACTCAAGCTTTGGGACCCATTCCTCGACCGTGAGGCCAAGGGAATTGTACTGGCAGTAGATCCGCAACTGAAGCGTATTAAGTTACGGTGGTCGGATGATGATTGGGACTGGATTGAGATGGATGAGATCCTGTTGGCAACTACATAAGAACGATAAAGGCCTTCCCAAACCGGGAGGGCCTTTATCGTTACCACAAAGCTATAGATAGGAGTCCATTGAGTAGATTGTGCAATTCATAAGCAAAATGTGTCCGTACCACATTCTATTATATAGGTCGTTATCCACCGGCCATGCCAACAGCGCGCGCGATATGGTCAGCCGTCTGGAAACAATGGTGCTGAGCGGCGCCGATCTTCCGGTTGCCGTCGTCAGGCAGCAGATCAGCTCGGCCATCGACATTTTTGTCCATCTGGCGAGGCTGCGCGACCGCTCGAGGCGGGTCACAGAGATCAGCGAGGTAGTCGGGCTGGATGACGGAGAAGTGCGGCTGAATTCGCTGTACGAATTCCGGGAAACCGGCGAGAGCGGAGGACGCCTGCGGGGCGCGCTGGAAGCAAGCGGCAATCCTTTACGGGATACGGAGAAGCTAACCATGGCGGGAATGACCGTTACTTCGCTGAGGCTTTCTAAGGGAGAAGTTTAAATAAGGAAGGGAGGCGGGACTATTGCCCGAAATATTGAGAAAGAATCGGGGTCCGGCTGATCGTGCAGCATCCGATCATAACCCGGTCATCCGTGAACCGGCTATCCGGGGACCATCCCGGTCCAAGACGGTTAAACGGAGTCATGCCAGCGGAGAGCAGGCGGGGAGCGGGCATGTCGCTGCGCCGCGCTTGCCGGATTACACCGTATACACGCTGAATTCGCGGCAGAGAATCATTTCGGCGGCGGCAGGCGGCCTCATTTTGTTTGGGGTTGGCTATCTGTTCTATCACAACCCGGTTATTGCCTTGTTATTGTCGGCAGGAGGATACTTCACCCCGCGTATGTGGAGGGATTATCTGAAGAAGCGCCGCCGCGCTATGCTTAACCTTCAGTTCAAGCAAATGCTGTTCTCGCTCTCCTCCTCGCTGTCCGCGGGCAGGTCGGTGGAAAATGCGTTTCGTGAAGCGGTGCAGGATTTGAAAATGCTTGATCCGGAGGGCGGCAGCGATATGATTGCCGAGCTGAACATTATCTGCACGCGGCTTGAATATGGACAGCCCATTGAAGAAGCTCTGCATGATTTCAGCAGGAGGGCGGATATGGAGGATATCCGGCGGTTCGCCGATGTCTTCTCCGTGTGCAAACGAACGGGTGGCGATCTGGTGGAGGTGGTCCGCTGCACCTCAAGCATCATCGGCGAGAAGCTGGATGTCCAACAGGAGATCGCGGTCAGCATTTCCCAGAAACGGTTCGAGTCCAAAGCCCTGCTTGTTTCCCCGCTCATTATGCTGTTATTTATGAGCTTTAGCGCCGGGGACTATATGCAGCCTATGTACACCGGGTTCGGCATGCTTATCTCGACGTTTGCGCTGGCTGGGCTGGTTCTGTGTTATTTCTGGATCAGCAAAATTATGGACATTCCACTGTAAGGAGAGTGGGGAATCTGAGATGGATTTGCGGATTGGCGGCCCTTGCGCTGATCGTGGGTTGGATAGCGCTGCGCGCCAGAAGCGGGAAGCGATACGTTGCCCTGCGGAGCATACCTGTGGACGGCTTGCGGCTGCGCAGTCTTTCGGAACCGCTGCTAATGCTTCTGGAGAAGGGTGGAGCTACACGGAAGTTTCCGGTATTCGCATTCCGGCTGCAGCGGTCGGTGCAGCGAATATACGGGCAGCGCCACAGTGCGGAAATAACGCTGCTGTTTATGGGAGAGATGCTGGCCTACAGCTGGCTGCTCGTCTTAGGAGGCTGCGGCTTGGCAGCGCTCGGCGGAGAGTCGTCTGCGCTCGTTCTGGGAATTTTGCTGGCTATACTGCTTCCCGCCGCACTTGCGGCCGATCTGCACAAAAAGGTCAAGGTGCGCGAACAGCTCATCATGATGGAACTGCCTGATCTGCTGAGCGGGATTGTACTGCTGGTCAGTGCGGGTGAGACGGTGCAGCGGGCGATTACTCGCTGCCTGGAAAGCAGAAAGAATGACAGCCATCCGCTCTACCGGGAATTGCTAACAATGACCGGCGAGTGGGAGAGCGGCTATTCGCTTCAGCAGGCATTCGAGAATTTCAGCAAGCGCTGCGCCGTGCAGGAGGTCTCGCTCTTCACGACGACGGTGCTGCTGAATGTACGCAGAGGAGGAGGGGATTTTGCGCTCGCGCTTCGGGATTTATCCCGGCAGCTGTGGGAGAAGCGCAAGGCGGTCAGCCGGACGCGGGGGGAGCAGGCATCCTCGAAGCTGGTTTTCCCGATGGTCGTTATTTTTGTAATTGTAATTGTATTGGTGGGCACTCCGGCTTTTATGATGATGAATATGTAGGAGGATGAGAAACATGTTAACGATTGTGGAGAAGAGCAAAAACTTTTGGCTGGATGAGGAAGGCTTGGGCACGCTCGAAATGATTCTGATTATTGCCGTACTGGTCGCTGTGGTTGTATTGTTCCGCCAAAAGATCAGAGAGGTAATTTCGAATCTGATTGATACCGCGGGTGAAAAGAGCCAGGAAGTATTTGAAGATAAGTGAGTATTGGATGAGAACAAAACTGCGCAGCGACGAAGGAAGCTTCACCGTGGAGGCGGCGATGGTGCTGCCGATTATCATGTGCATTACAATGCTGCTGCTGTTCTTCTGCTTGTACAGCTACCAGAAATCAATGCTGCTTCAGGTTGCGTCTTCCGCGACCGAGCGGGCAGCGTACAACTGGGACAACAGCCATAAAGCCAGGGACGGATCGTTCCCGCAAGGGGAATATGATTCCCTCTACTGGCGAATCGGGGACGATCACCTGCTGGGCAGCTTGTTTGGGATTGGAGAGAACGGCGGGGCCGCTGTGATACAGCTTCCAAGCGGCAGCGTGGAAGAAGACAATCTGCCTTTCGCCAAACTAGGGAAGTCCGCTGTTCGGGTTCCGGACAATATGCTGGGAGAAATGAGCTACAACTACAAGCTCACGGGGAGAGAAGTAAATGCCAGACTTCGTAGGATGCTGCATTTGCCCGTTCTGGACGATATTCTTTCGGACGGAGCGCAGCCCGAGGTTACCGCCCAGTCTCTTGTAGCCGAGCCGGTGGAGTTTATCCGCACCGTGGATTTGATGCGCTACTATGGAGCCAAATTCCGGGGGAAGTCTGCGAATAATGAACCGAAGCAGACCATGAAGCAGCAGGATGCTTCCGCCATGATGTCCAAACTTGGGAACCGCTAAGGGCCAGCAGACCATCCGATGTAATAGTACTTAAAGGTTTGCGGCCAACGCAATCACTGCACATGTATAAATGAGAGGAAAAAAGGATGAAAAGACGAATTACGGTCCTAAGCCGCTGCGCCATGCGGTTTAAACGCTGGAGAAGGCAAACAGAAGGATCGGTATCGGTGTTTCTGATCATGGTGCTGGCCTTTGTGTTTCTTTTCTCCGCAGTACTCATTGATTATGCGAGAATGGCCGCCGCTAATGTGCAGGGTGAACGTCTGGCGCGTGCAGCTGTTCGGTCGGTGATGTCCGCGTACGATGTGGAACTGCGGGAACAATACGGGCTGTTTGCCTTCGGCGGGAGCGATGGAGACGAGTTGATGGCCCGGGTTCTCGATGATTCTCTTCGTAAAAGCGGACGAGGGGACGGCTTCAATCTGGTGAACCTCGGTCTTGACACCTCTACGCTGGAATGGAGCCGTTCGCTGGGCAGCTATGATGTATTCCGCCGTCAGATCAACGAGGAAATGAAATACAAAGCGCCGGTTGATTTCGCTCTCGAAATCGCGGGAAAGTTCAAGCCGCTGTCCGGAGCCATGGAGGAGGCTTCGCGTACGACAGACCTGTTCGCTAAATTGCAGCCGCTTTATGACAAGCGGGAGGCGGCTCTCGACCGGATGCTGGAACATAGGCGGCAAGCTGCGGAAAATGCGCGGACGCCGCTCACGCTTATTAAGAATCCGGCAGCCGGAGGCATTGCCGACAGTTCTATAGGAACTATATCCAGCGCTGCGGATATCGCTGCCCAATATAACGATTATGTGAACAAGTACTATGCGGATTTATACAGGGACCCGAAAGAATCGCCGAAATATACCTGGGCTATTAATTCTTATCTAGCGCAATCCGCGGCGGCTATTTCCAAACTGGGCAGTCTGCTTGCTGATTGGCAGAATGACCATGCCCCATTAATGCGTAAGGCAGGCGATGCCCTTAAGGAAGCCGAGGCGGTCAACCAAGAAATGAGAGAAGCCATACGACAGGCTAGAAGCGCGAGTGCAGGAAGCGGTTATGACTCTTCTGTCTCCTGGGATATCCCTAACTCAGAGGCGAATGTTACAGCCCGTCCTAACCTGTTGGAGCAAGCGGAACAGCTGCTGCTGGATTCCGCAGACTTCCGAGGCATGGAGAATAATCTGGCGATGCAGGAAGCGGCTTATCGGAATGCGGAATCTAGAGCTTCCTCTCTTTCTGGGGGAATTAACCCTTTATCGGTGGGGCTTAACGGCAACAGTGGCGCAATGAAAGCAGCGGTGACCGGCGCGGCGGAGGCCGTAGATGCCTATTTGCATGATTACGGAAACGGAGGGGCCGTTATCGGCCAGGAAGCGTCTGGAATCGAGGAGCACAGAGGCTCGGACAACCAGCGTAAAGAGCTGGAAAGAGAAGCGAAGACTAAACTTGGGGAGGCGCTTAAAGTTGCCGACACTCTTCGCAATTTGAGTGGCGGTGCTGAAGAAGCGCTGGAGCGTTACGAAATGTTGAATCAATATTACGAAGAAAATCTCGATTATAACCGAGGCTTACGTGAACATTCGCCGGATAATCCTGCAGAGAACGACCCATACGCCGCCGAAAACGCCGCAATGGATCAAATGGACAATCTTTATGAAGCGTTGAGCGGCGTTATGCTTGCCTCGAGGGACAGACTGTTCCAAAGCGAATATGCGGCTCAGTATTTTCCGCATTTTGATATTACTCAGCTTACGGGCATTGCCGAAGGCTCCACTGAAGAGATCGGGGAGAAACTTAAGGAGCAACTCGATCCGCACAGCCAGGAACTGGAGTACATTCTGTACGGCTTCGATCAGCCGGGACTGAATGTAGGGGCAGCATACAGTGAGATCTTCGCGGTGCGGCTGGCTATTCGCACAATGGAAGGATTTGTGAAGAAAGCGGGGCTGGGCAATCCGCTGCTCGTCGTGGCTGCCGCAATACTGTACGGGGTGACGGAAGCGGTAAAAGACATGATTATGCTCTGCCGGGAGGGAGCTGTTCCTTTGTCCGAATATGTGCCTGCCAAGCTGACCTACCGTGATTATCTACGTCTGTTCATGGTGCTGCATGGCTCGGGAGAAGCCGAGCTCTCACGGATGCTGGCCCTGATCCGGCTGAATACGGGCATTAATCCGGATGACAGGAGCACCTATGCCTCCGCAGAGATAAGGTTAGGAATGCGGCTCTGGTTCCTGCCTGGCATAATGAAGCTGCTTCAACACACCGGCGCGGTTCCGGGGGAAATTGACGGCCAAACTTATTTCAGCGCGGTTAAGGCAGACTTTGCGTACTAACGGGAGGAATACGAAGGAGATGGAGGATCGGCGCAAGAGGGGATGGATGTCTAAAAACGAAGGCAGCATGGTCGTGGAAGCGGCAATGGTGCTGCCCGTATTTTTGCTGTTCGTGCTGTTCCTGATCTTTATCGTGCAAATGACGCTGTATTCGACCGCCCTTCAAAGTACAGTATCCGACACCGTCAAAGAGGTGGCCACTCATATGTACCCTGTCGCTTTGACGGCGGAAAAGGCGGAACAGGCCAGAACAACCTCTGGAGAAGCCGAGAACGGGACCGATGACCAGTCAGCCTCAGACAACGTAGGCAGTGAAGCCACTGGCTCAGGCAAGACGTCGGTGTGGACCATCCCGCGGTTGTCGGTTGCCGATTGGGCCGAACAATACGCCGCCGAGCTGCCTCCGCCGCTTGATGAGTGGATCAGAAGCGCTGCAAAAAAAGGAGAAGGACCTCTCCAGGAGCTTCAGGCCGAGGGCTCGGAGGCCGTTTTGGACGCAGCCGTCAAGCCGCTGCTCAAGCCATACATCGCTTCAGATATGCTGGATTACAGGCGAATTCATGTCTCGAATGTAATTGTTCCGAAGCTAAAAGACGGCGAGAAGCCTTACTTCGGCCTTCAGGTCAGCTACGAGCTGCCGATGAAGGTGCCGTTCCTGAACTGGAGCATTGTGCTTGAAGCCTCTTCCGTCGAGCGGTTGTGGATAGGGGATACGGGCGAAAGCGGGAGCGGCGATCAAGAAGGCGGAGAGGAAGATACCAGCTCCATTGCCATTCTGGAGAAGCCGAATCCTGCAAGGCCGAACAAACAAGGAGTCATCCGGATTAAAATAGCGCCGAATGCTTCGGCAAATCTTACGGTCTTCTATAAAAGCGGGAAAAGTACCGCCAAATATTTGGGGTGGAAGAAAGCGGACGAGAACGGCTTCATCGAGTGGGAATGGAGGATCGGCGGCAAAACGACGCCGGGTTCCTGGCCAACATTCGTCATTGAGACAGAGGATGGCCAATCGGCGGAAGGCCAATTTTTCGTAGCGGATAAGCCGGACTGATTTACAAAAAGAGGAGCTTGGGAAATGGATGAATGGGCATTTTGGGGTTGTCTGCCCTTTTTGGCAGCGGCGTTCCTGACGGATACGCTGACGATGAAAATACCGAACTGGATTACAGCGCCGGCCGTGCTTGCGGGCCTTCTGACTCAAGGGCTGGCCGGAGGCTGGAAAGGTTTGCTGTTCGCGGGTGCCGGAGCGGCCGCAGGATTTATGCTCCTTTTACTGATGCATATTATCGGGGCTGTCGGGGCGGGCGATGTTAAGCTTTTTGCCGGAATCGGCGCTTGGACCGGGTTTTCGTTTACCGCTCAGGTAATCATTTACTCGCTGCTGTTCGCGGCGGTGATAGGCTGGATAATTATGCTTAAGAGACGGGAAACTTTCCGGAGGCTGCAGAGTGTCGCAAGACTGCTTATGGGAATCTTTTATTTACCAAGATGGACTTTGTTTAAAGGCCGTGACAGAGAAACGCTGCGGTTTCCCTTCATGCTGGCGGTGTTTCCCGGAGCGGTAGCGGCTTTTCTGGGAGGCTGGACATAATTAGTATCTGTTTATTTGGAATTGGGGGTGAGCGCCGTTGTTTGGATTAACCCGGGATTTTGTGCAGCAG from Paenibacillus sophorae encodes:
- a CDS encoding Flp1 family type IVb pilin, yielding MLTIVEKSKNFWLDEEGLGTLEMILIIAVLVAVVVLFRQKIREVISNLIDTAGEKSQEVFEDK
- a CDS encoding A24 family peptidase, yielding MDEWAFWGCLPFLAAAFLTDTLTMKIPNWITAPAVLAGLLTQGLAGGWKGLLFAGAGAAAGFMLLLLMHIIGAVGAGDVKLFAGIGAWTGFSFTAQVIIYSLLFAAVIGWIIMLKRRETFRRLQSVARLLMGIFYLPRWTLFKGRDRETLRFPFMLAVFPGAVAAFLGGWT
- a CDS encoding HNH endonuclease family protein; the protein is MAGKIKLIPNANLDHIIPSDSLLTTTDYLSDKVSDEVQYHKKEYLDFKDFQPDFSGFSIWDRFRKPEFQRQTNSWTDEKYINLLKTLKNNQVIPGVIFWLNPETGHIFVLDGAHRLSAIRGWITNDWGDSDEAKEYGYLEEDEIRASARLRQSVKDSIGDFEECRKAISKFKKIVDQKKNPKEELDPKIEEMGRFMYHLNTSLKVPIQWVTGGYQDAEQSFVNINTGGTPLSTEEALFIENRRSPVARAMAGIISNGSKPSLWIDHGEKCTKLSQTLYKLLLAPSDNIPSKIKVSDYPLILLKKQNSYDRYQFLQYLFCIIKHGQTGDNNITETLKHLANESNDEVVADATLDELERTLYHITSLIGNSPQSLGVLPVFYFYSSKGQYSNLLFFSFLMWLFKGTEKEILNRKLEFTLHRSYFEEMWILIKDHVIKHLGRKGGPSRLSKNQAELFNSLIECIKKCKVSNTSPDEAVEIFLKDLDSKAYSEYLKKKNESGKPFSQFSSNTKIQQEVAAYFEGSYKCELCKGAIDLGVSQQFDHIELRSLGGTNSINNGRVVHPWCNNHRDKLPKPRYTTSNPIDPPQIEPKPDLVYNQVEFNF
- a CDS encoding TadE/TadG family type IV pilus assembly protein; protein product: MSKNEGSMVVEAAMVLPVFLLFVLFLIFIVQMTLYSTALQSTVSDTVKEVATHMYPVALTAEKAEQARTTSGEAENGTDDQSASDNVGSEATGSGKTSVWTIPRLSVADWAEQYAAELPPPLDEWIRSAAKKGEGPLQELQAEGSEAVLDAAVKPLLKPYIASDMLDYRRIHVSNVIVPKLKDGEKPYFGLQVSYELPMKVPFLNWSIVLEASSVERLWIGDTGESGSGDQEGGEEDTSSIAILEKPNPARPNKQGVIRIKIAPNASANLTVFYKSGKSTAKYLGWKKADENGFIEWEWRIGGKTTPGSWPTFVIETEDGQSAEGQFFVADKPD
- a CDS encoding type II secretion system F family protein, producing the protein MGNLRWICGLAALALIVGWIALRARSGKRYVALRSIPVDGLRLRSLSEPLLMLLEKGGATRKFPVFAFRLQRSVQRIYGQRHSAEITLLFMGEMLAYSWLLVLGGCGLAALGGESSALVLGILLAILLPAALAADLHKKVKVREQLIMMELPDLLSGIVLLVSAGETVQRAITRCLESRKNDSHPLYRELLTMTGEWESGYSLQQAFENFSKRCAVQEVSLFTTTVLLNVRRGGGDFALALRDLSRQLWEKRKAVSRTRGEQASSKLVFPMVVIFVIVIVLVGTPAFMMMNM
- a CDS encoding type II secretion system F family protein — encoded protein: MRGPSRSKTVKRSHASGEQAGSGHVAAPRLPDYTVYTLNSRQRIISAAAGGLILFGVGYLFYHNPVIALLLSAGGYFTPRMWRDYLKKRRRAMLNLQFKQMLFSLSSSLSAGRSVENAFREAVQDLKMLDPEGGSDMIAELNIICTRLEYGQPIEEALHDFSRRADMEDIRRFADVFSVCKRTGGDLVEVVRCTSSIIGEKLDVQQEIAVSISQKRFESKALLVSPLIMLLFMSFSAGDYMQPMYTGFGMLISTFALAGLVLCYFWISKIMDIPL
- a CDS encoding TadE family protein, coding for MRTKLRSDEGSFTVEAAMVLPIIMCITMLLLFFCLYSYQKSMLLQVASSATERAAYNWDNSHKARDGSFPQGEYDSLYWRIGDDHLLGSLFGIGENGGAAVIQLPSGSVEEDNLPFAKLGKSAVRVPDNMLGEMSYNYKLTGREVNARLRRMLHLPVLDDILSDGAQPEVTAQSLVAEPVEFIRTVDLMRYYGAKFRGKSANNEPKQTMKQQDASAMMSKLGNR
- a CDS encoding YolD-like family protein: MKKLEGGLWESKFILPEHRARMERDLRESQCREKPILDEQQLEEIDKALYYSKRDGAPVTLKLWDPFLDREAKGIVLAVDPQLKRIKLRWSDDDWDWIEMDEILLATT